The Enterococcus rotai genome includes a window with the following:
- the cbpB gene encoding cyclic-di-AMP-binding protein CbpB codes for MIGTAVKELLLEKQETFLIPAENVANVMCLNPLSHALLVLSQVKYSKIPVLDKGDRFVGLISLSDVVDKMFDITSVDFDKLKDFTVADVMEVNVPVIGEQWELEDVLHLLVDAAFLPVVDNNQCFKGIITRKELLKAINHMAHELERKNIILPKSDEESREMKVI; via the coding sequence ATGATTGGAACTGCTGTAAAAGAATTACTATTAGAAAAACAAGAAACTTTTTTGATCCCTGCGGAAAATGTCGCAAATGTGATGTGTTTAAATCCGTTGAGTCATGCGTTATTAGTTTTATCTCAAGTAAAGTATTCAAAAATCCCTGTATTGGATAAAGGTGATCGCTTTGTAGGGTTGATCAGTTTATCTGATGTAGTGGATAAAATGTTTGATATTACATCTGTTGATTTTGATAAATTAAAAGATTTTACTGTAGCAGATGTCATGGAAGTTAATGTACCAGTGATCGGTGAACAATGGGAGCTAGAAGATGTCCTTCACTTATTAGTAGATGCGGCTTTTCTTCCAGTTGTTGATAACAATCAATGTTTCAAAGGGATCATTACACGCAAAGAATTGTTAAAAGCAATCAATCATATGGCTCACGAGTTAGAACGTAAAAACATCATTTTACCAAAATCAGATGAAGAGTCTAGAGAAATGAAAGTGATTTAA
- a CDS encoding metallophosphoesterase has product MKYLVVSDNHGDRDVLVDLAATYRGKVDKLFHCGDSELEADDVLWNDFIVVRGNCDYTSEFPETIVEKIGEDTIFMTHGHLANVRSGLTTLALKAEQVKATIVLFGHTHEIGCEVRTNVLYLNPGSISQPRGAIQLKSYAIIESTTDRFIVQYYGRDHQPFKELHFVFNKK; this is encoded by the coding sequence ATGAAGTATTTAGTGGTAAGTGATAATCATGGTGATCGAGACGTATTGGTTGATTTAGCCGCGACTTATCGTGGAAAAGTAGATAAGCTGTTTCATTGTGGTGATTCTGAATTGGAAGCTGACGATGTATTATGGAATGATTTTATCGTCGTGAGAGGGAATTGTGATTATACCTCTGAGTTTCCTGAGACTATCGTAGAAAAAATAGGTGAAGATACGATTTTTATGACACACGGTCATCTGGCTAATGTGCGTTCTGGCTTGACTACTCTTGCTTTAAAAGCGGAACAAGTCAAAGCGACTATTGTATTATTTGGTCATACTCATGAAATTGGTTGTGAGGTTCGGACCAATGTTCTGTATTTGAATCCAGGAAGTATTAGCCAACCCAGAGGAGCTATTCAACTAAAATCATATGCGATCATTGAAAGCACGACAGATCGCTTTATCGTTCAATATTATGGACGAGATCACCAACCATTTAAGGAACTGCATTTTGTTTTTAATAAGAAATAA
- the rph gene encoding ribonuclease PH — protein sequence MIRHDGRQAKELRKITIETNVYKHPEGSVVISFGDTKVICSATVEEKVPPFLRGEGTGWVTAEYSMLPRATNTRNIRESAKGKLTGRTMEIQRLIGRSLRAVIDLKKLGERSIIVDCDVVQADGGTRTASITGAFVAMKIAVAKMLKNGDLQEDPIKEYLAAVSAGILNDGQCVLDLDYTEDSTAAVDMNLVMTESGNFVELQGTGEEATFSGDELNSLLFYGKTGIEHLIAYQKEALMYQASEMSFPIEDKTIVIATRNPGKAKEFTKLFAEKGYQVKTLLDYPELPDVEETGRTFEENARLKAETIAAILKQPVLADDSGLIVDALDGMPGIFSARFAGEPTNNAANNAKLLHELTGVPKEKRTATFHCTLVFAAPDKESLVVEGDWAGEIGTIPRGDHGFGYDPLFFVPEEQKTAAELSDERKNEISHRGLAVAKLKDQWENWLKN from the coding sequence ATGATCAGACATGATGGAAGACAGGCGAAAGAATTAAGAAAAATCACCATTGAGACAAATGTTTACAAACATCCAGAAGGATCTGTCGTGATTTCTTTTGGGGATACCAAAGTAATTTGTTCTGCGACTGTGGAAGAAAAGGTTCCACCATTTTTAAGAGGCGAAGGGACCGGTTGGGTGACCGCAGAGTATAGTATGCTTCCAAGAGCGACAAATACAAGAAATATCCGGGAAAGTGCCAAAGGAAAATTAACAGGTAGAACAATGGAAATTCAACGTTTGATCGGTCGTTCATTACGTGCAGTGATCGATTTAAAAAAATTGGGTGAAAGAAGTATTATCGTAGACTGTGACGTTGTCCAAGCGGATGGTGGCACGCGAACCGCAAGTATTACAGGCGCATTTGTTGCTATGAAAATCGCAGTAGCTAAAATGCTGAAAAATGGCGACTTACAAGAAGATCCAATCAAAGAGTACTTAGCAGCTGTTAGTGCTGGGATTTTAAATGATGGTCAATGTGTTCTTGATTTGGACTATACAGAAGACTCAACAGCCGCTGTAGATATGAACTTGGTTATGACTGAATCGGGTAATTTTGTTGAACTCCAAGGTACAGGGGAAGAAGCGACTTTTTCAGGGGATGAACTAAACTCGTTATTATTCTATGGCAAAACCGGGATTGAACATTTGATTGCCTACCAAAAAGAAGCGTTAATGTATCAAGCAAGTGAAATGAGTTTTCCAATAGAAGATAAAACGATCGTGATTGCAACAAGAAATCCTGGAAAAGCCAAAGAGTTCACGAAACTTTTCGCTGAAAAAGGCTATCAAGTAAAAACGCTATTAGATTATCCAGAATTACCCGATGTTGAGGAGACAGGGAGAACGTTTGAAGAAAACGCCCGTTTAAAAGCAGAAACAATTGCTGCTATTTTAAAACAACCTGTTTTAGCTGACGATTCAGGTTTGATTGTCGATGCGTTAGATGGCATGCCAGGAATATTTTCAGCCCGCTTTGCTGGCGAACCAACGAATAATGCTGCAAACAACGCTAAATTACTACATGAATTAACTGGAGTACCTAAGGAAAAACGGACAGCGACATTCCATTGCACGCTCGTGTTTGCAGCCCCAGACAAAGAGAGCTTAGTCGTAGAAGGTGATTGGGCAGGCGAAATCGGTACGATTCCGCGTGGTGATCATGGATTCGGCTATGATCCATTATTTTTCGTACCTGAAGAGCAAAAAACAGCAGCGGAACTTTCGGATGAGCGCAAAAATGAAATCAGCCATAGAGGGTTAGCAGTAGCGAAACTAAAAGATCAATGGGAAAATTGGTTGAAAAACTAG
- the racE gene encoding glutamate racemase — MNNHEAIGFIDSGVGGLTVVKEAMRQLPNERLIYLGDTARCPYGPRPAEQVVQFTWEMTNFLLEKNIKMLVIACNTATAVALEEIKAQLDIPVVGVILPGTRAALKATKNNRVGVIGTAGTIKSLAYETALKSKAPNTFVSSLACPKFVPIVESNEFHSSVAKKVVSETLNPLQLKKLDTLILGCTHYPLLRPLIQNVMGSHVKLIDSGAETVSEVSMLLDYFDIANTPNYANEANEFYTTGSAKMFKAIADDWLNLETITVEQVRLPIEK, encoded by the coding sequence TTGAATAATCATGAAGCAATAGGATTTATAGATTCCGGAGTCGGTGGACTTACGGTAGTAAAAGAAGCAATGAGGCAACTTCCGAATGAGCGTTTGATTTATCTTGGTGATACAGCACGCTGTCCGTATGGTCCTAGGCCGGCTGAGCAAGTCGTGCAATTTACTTGGGAAATGACCAATTTTCTTTTAGAGAAGAACATTAAAATGTTAGTGATTGCGTGTAATACAGCGACTGCAGTTGCCTTAGAAGAAATTAAAGCTCAATTGGATATCCCAGTTGTAGGCGTGATTTTACCTGGAACAAGAGCTGCCTTAAAAGCAACAAAAAATAATCGTGTGGGTGTGATTGGAACTGCTGGAACCATCAAAAGCCTTGCCTATGAAACAGCATTAAAGAGTAAAGCGCCGAATACATTTGTTTCAAGTTTGGCCTGTCCAAAATTTGTTCCAATCGTTGAAAGTAATGAGTTTCACTCTTCTGTAGCGAAAAAAGTTGTATCAGAAACGTTAAATCCACTACAATTGAAAAAATTAGATACATTGATTTTAGGCTGTACGCATTATCCATTATTACGCCCTTTAATCCAAAATGTTATGGGAAGTCACGTAAAATTGATTGATTCAGGGGCTGAAACGGTAAGCGAAGTCAGTATGTTATTAGATTATTTTGATATAGCGAATACGCCAAACTATGCAAATGAAGCGAATGAATTTTATACGACTGGATCAGCGAAAATGTTTAAAGCGATTGCTGATGATTGGTTAAACTTAGAAACGATAACTGTTGAGCAAGTTCGCTTACCTATTGAGAAATGA
- a CDS encoding amino acid ABC transporter ATP-binding protein: protein MISLEHVNKYFGDHHVLKDVSLTVNEGEKIVIIGPSGSGKSTLIRCINRLEKVTDGHILVDGIDITEPKAPVQKVRQKVAMVFQSFNLYAHKTIIQNLTLAPIKVKGVSKEEATKTGMEYLERVGLADKANAYPAQLSGGQQQRVAIARALNMHPEIILFDEPTSALDPEMIQEVLDVMVDLSKQNITMICVTHEMGFARQVADKVIFMDDGQIIETGTPEHFFTSTENERAKEFLSKIIHN from the coding sequence ATGATTTCGTTGGAACATGTAAATAAGTATTTTGGGGACCATCATGTATTGAAAGATGTTTCTTTAACGGTCAACGAAGGAGAAAAAATTGTCATCATCGGACCTTCTGGCTCCGGTAAAAGCACTCTGATCCGTTGTATCAATCGTTTAGAAAAAGTTACCGACGGACACATATTAGTCGATGGCATCGATATCACAGAACCTAAAGCTCCCGTTCAAAAGGTTCGTCAAAAAGTAGCAATGGTTTTTCAAAGTTTTAACCTCTATGCACACAAAACAATTATTCAAAATCTTACATTAGCACCCATAAAAGTCAAAGGTGTCAGTAAAGAAGAAGCAACTAAAACAGGAATGGAATACTTAGAAAGAGTCGGTTTAGCAGATAAAGCAAATGCCTATCCTGCCCAGCTTTCTGGTGGGCAACAACAGCGTGTCGCGATTGCCAGAGCCTTAAATATGCATCCGGAAATCATCTTGTTTGATGAACCAACCTCAGCTCTTGACCCAGAAATGATCCAAGAAGTTTTAGATGTAATGGTTGACTTGTCTAAACAAAATATTACGATGATTTGCGTCACTCATGAAATGGGTTTCGCTCGTCAAGTCGCTGATAAAGTGATTTTTATGGATGATGGGCAAATCATCGAAACAGGAACACCAGAACATTTCTTTACTAGCACTGAAAACGAACGTGCTAAAGAGTTCTTAAGTAAAATCATTCATAATTAA
- a CDS encoding transporter substrate-binding domain-containing protein, whose product MKKTKKIFGALSLALLLGLIVGCGSGEDKNSTDSGNKGTTDLQKIKDAGVIKVGVKEDVPNFGYMNPDTNKNEGMEPDIARLIAKELTGSEENVEFVGVTAKTRGPLLDNGELDMVIATFTITDERKETYNFTTPYYKDEVGFLVRKADKFTDTASLDGKTIGVVQSATTKEAIEKQAKELGVTFKYQELGSYPELKTALTSKRIDAFSVDKSILTGYVDDSTEILKDGFSPQEYGIATKKANTELNDQLNKSIEKWEKDGTLEKIYKTWNLD is encoded by the coding sequence ATGAAAAAAACAAAAAAAATATTCGGTGCATTGTCCCTTGCATTATTACTCGGCTTGATTGTCGGTTGTGGTAGTGGCGAAGATAAAAATTCGACTGATTCTGGTAACAAAGGAACGACTGATCTTCAAAAAATCAAAGATGCTGGTGTAATTAAAGTCGGTGTCAAAGAAGATGTTCCGAACTTTGGTTATATGAATCCTGATACGAATAAAAATGAAGGTATGGAGCCAGATATCGCGCGCTTGATTGCAAAAGAATTAACTGGTAGTGAAGAGAATGTTGAGTTTGTTGGTGTGACTGCAAAAACTCGGGGCCCGTTATTAGATAATGGCGAACTGGATATGGTGATCGCAACGTTTACCATCACCGATGAACGGAAAGAAACCTATAATTTCACAACGCCATATTATAAAGACGAAGTTGGTTTCTTGGTTAGAAAAGCAGACAAATTTACCGACACTGCTAGTTTAGATGGTAAAACAATTGGTGTCGTTCAATCCGCAACGACCAAAGAAGCCATTGAAAAGCAGGCAAAGGAATTAGGTGTAACATTCAAATATCAAGAACTAGGCTCATATCCTGAACTAAAAACAGCCTTAACATCTAAAAGAATCGATGCTTTTTCAGTAGATAAATCAATTTTAACTGGTTATGTAGATGATAGTACAGAAATTCTGAAAGACGGTTTCTCACCACAAGAATACGGAATCGCTACGAAGAAAGCAAATACGGAATTAAACGATCAGTTAAATAAATCCATTGAAAAATGGGAAAAAGACGGTACTTTGGAAAAAATCTACAAAACGTGGAATCTGGACTAA
- a CDS encoding amino acid ABC transporter permease produces MFIIANSGPFALYRWEALLKDWRLFGDAFLYTILLAVGSLIVAMLLGIFFGSLSAMHNKLLNLISRIYVEFFQNTPLLIQFIVVYYGFPLISPMLTFSTTTIAIICVGLYHGAYISEVVRSGIGAVPKGQFEAAYSQGFSYGKTMRYVVLPQAWRIMLPPLTNQIVNLIKNTSTVAIISGADVMFTANSWSSINLNYIPAFALAGFLYFILCFPLAKLARKLEENNKKAYTR; encoded by the coding sequence ATGTTCATTATAGCGAATTCAGGGCCATTTGCGCTTTATCGTTGGGAAGCTTTACTTAAAGACTGGAGACTTTTTGGCGATGCTTTCCTTTATACCATTTTACTTGCGGTCGGATCATTGATCGTGGCGATGTTATTAGGGATATTTTTTGGGAGCCTCTCTGCGATGCACAACAAATTATTGAATCTAATCAGCCGAATTTATGTTGAATTTTTCCAGAACACCCCATTGTTGATTCAATTTATCGTTGTTTATTATGGTTTCCCATTGATTAGCCCAATGCTAACTTTTTCGACAACAACGATTGCGATCATCTGTGTGGGGCTTTACCATGGTGCCTATATCTCAGAAGTTGTTCGTTCTGGGATCGGTGCTGTACCTAAAGGGCAATTTGAAGCAGCTTATTCGCAAGGTTTTTCTTATGGAAAAACAATGCGCTATGTTGTACTGCCTCAAGCTTGGCGGATTATGCTACCGCCGCTTACAAATCAAATCGTAAATTTAATCAAAAACACCTCAACCGTTGCGATTATTTCGGGTGCAGATGTGATGTTTACAGCAAATAGTTGGTCTTCGATCAACCTAAACTATATTCCAGCTTTTGCGCTAGCAGGGTTCCTTTACTTTATCCTGTGCTTCCCGTTAGCTAAATTGGCTCGGAAATTAGAAGAAAATAATAAGAAAGCTTATACCAGATAG
- a CDS encoding amino acid ABC transporter permease yields the protein MSQLLTGNNLRFLFDGLKLTLYISFVSIVLSTIFGTILAVLRNQKKGPLKFLASLYIEIVRNIPNLLWIYVIFLIFKIKSTPAGIVSFTVFTTAALAEIIRGGLNGVDKGQKEAARSQGFSNFQILIYIVLPQAIRNVLPAIVSQFVTVIKDTSFLYSVIALQELFGKSYILMGRYAQTSQVFAIYGLVALMYFVINFSISQFSRWLSRNWA from the coding sequence ATGAGTCAACTTCTCACCGGCAATAACTTGCGCTTTTTATTCGATGGGTTGAAGCTTACTCTTTACATTTCTTTTGTATCAATTGTTTTAAGTACGATTTTCGGTACTATTTTAGCTGTTTTAAGAAATCAAAAAAAAGGTCCTTTAAAGTTTCTAGCTAGTTTATATATCGAAATCGTTCGTAATATACCTAATTTACTATGGATCTATGTTATTTTCTTAATTTTTAAAATTAAGTCTACTCCTGCTGGAATTGTTAGCTTTACTGTTTTTACAACCGCAGCTTTAGCTGAAATTATCCGTGGTGGTTTAAATGGTGTTGACAAAGGACAAAAAGAAGCCGCTCGTTCTCAAGGATTTAGTAATTTTCAAATTCTTATATATATCGTTTTACCTCAAGCCATTCGCAATGTATTGCCCGCAATCGTTTCTCAATTTGTGACGGTAATTAAGGATACTAGTTTTTTATATTCCGTTATTGCGCTACAAGAGCTCTTCGGGAAATCTTATATATTAATGGGTCGCTATGCTCAAACAAGTCAAGTTTTTGCAATTTATGGCCTTGTCGCCTTGATGTATTTTGTCATTAATTTTTCGATTTCTCAGTTTTCAAGATGGTTATCTAGAAATTGGGCTTAA
- the pheT gene encoding phenylalanine--tRNA ligase subunit beta, giving the protein MLVSYKWLSEYLDLSKISAKELSDQMSLTGIEVEGVEVPEDGLKKIVVGEVKECVPHPNSDHLSICQVDIGEEELSQIVCGAPNVKEGIKVIVALPGSRITGNQKIKKGKMRGEVSNGMICSLQELGYSDNVIPKAYSDGIYYMPEDAVNGDDVFSYLDMDDHIIELSITPNRADALSMRGVAYEVGAIYRQTPKFNDEPLKEDTSETAADYISVEATDKEDTPAYQIRVIKDVKIAESPLWLQTRLMNEGIRPINNVVDITNYILLLFGQPLHAFDYDKLASKAILVRRGKTGEEIVTLDGETRKVSEENIVITNGQVPVALAGVMGGANSEITDETTTVALESALFNSLSVRRTSKEFNLRSESSSRFEKGINHATIGEAGDVAAAMIAKLAGGTVVSGKAIGSEVTLEEVIVSVTISRINEYLGTKMDQTTVSEIFDTLGFDYVLDQEKYTVTVPPRRWDIKIEADLIEEVARIYGYDNLPSTLPKGETVAGSLTSGQLLVRKIKSLLEGCGASEAISYALTTEEKSRQFMMRESQTTSLQWPMSEERSVLRMNLISGLLDDVAYNVARKNNNIALYEVGRVFYQDNDPKKELPYEENHLGIVLSGNSKVKDWQTKETPVDFYTVKGMLEELFDSVGILNKISYEATKENQDLHPGRTALVKLNDTVIGFIGQVHPTVAKEYEIPETYAAELNLQAIIAEENDALVYQQISKFPAVSRDIALLVDESVTSQELVGTISRNAGKFLQSVHLFDVYQGENIAEGKKSMAYSLTFVNAEATLVDEEINQSMEKVEKALVEQFAVTIR; this is encoded by the coding sequence ATGTTAGTTTCTTATAAATGGTTAAGTGAATATTTAGATCTATCAAAAATCTCAGCAAAAGAATTATCTGATCAAATGTCTTTGACAGGGATCGAAGTTGAAGGCGTTGAAGTTCCAGAAGATGGTTTGAAAAAAATCGTCGTTGGTGAGGTCAAAGAATGTGTTCCTCATCCTAATTCAGATCATTTATCGATTTGTCAAGTGGATATCGGTGAAGAAGAATTATCGCAAATTGTATGCGGTGCACCTAATGTGAAAGAAGGGATCAAAGTAATCGTAGCGTTACCTGGATCTCGAATAACAGGGAATCAAAAAATCAAAAAAGGTAAAATGCGTGGAGAAGTTTCGAACGGCATGATTTGTTCTTTACAAGAATTAGGGTATTCAGATAATGTAATTCCTAAAGCTTATTCAGATGGAATCTATTATATGCCGGAAGATGCTGTTAATGGCGATGATGTCTTTTCATACTTAGATATGGATGATCATATTATCGAATTATCGATCACGCCAAATCGTGCAGATGCATTGAGTATGCGTGGTGTTGCGTATGAAGTTGGGGCTATTTACCGTCAAACACCCAAGTTTAATGATGAGCCCTTAAAAGAGGATACAAGTGAAACAGCTGCAGATTACATTTCTGTGGAAGCGACCGACAAAGAAGATACACCAGCCTACCAAATCAGAGTCATCAAAGATGTAAAAATCGCTGAAAGCCCATTATGGCTGCAAACACGTTTAATGAATGAGGGGATTCGCCCAATCAATAATGTAGTTGATATCACAAACTATATTCTTTTATTATTCGGACAACCGTTACATGCGTTTGATTATGATAAACTAGCAAGTAAAGCTATTTTAGTAAGACGTGGTAAAACAGGCGAAGAAATCGTCACGTTAGATGGAGAAACACGCAAAGTATCAGAGGAAAATATCGTCATTACAAATGGGCAAGTTCCTGTTGCTTTGGCTGGAGTTATGGGTGGAGCCAACTCAGAAATTACTGATGAAACAACAACTGTAGCTTTGGAGTCAGCTTTGTTTAATTCACTATCCGTTCGTAGAACATCAAAAGAGTTCAATTTGCGGAGTGAGTCTTCTAGCCGATTTGAAAAAGGGATCAATCATGCAACGATTGGTGAAGCTGGGGATGTGGCTGCTGCGATGATCGCTAAATTAGCTGGAGGAACAGTTGTTTCAGGTAAAGCGATTGGCTCAGAAGTAACACTTGAAGAGGTTATTGTAAGTGTGACGATTTCACGAATCAATGAATATCTAGGAACTAAAATGGATCAAACAACGGTCAGTGAAATTTTTGACACATTAGGTTTTGACTATGTACTTGATCAAGAAAAATATACTGTGACAGTTCCACCTAGACGCTGGGATATTAAGATCGAAGCTGATTTGATCGAAGAAGTGGCACGGATTTATGGGTATGATAACTTACCTTCCACATTGCCAAAAGGTGAGACGGTGGCAGGGAGCTTAACGAGTGGACAACTATTAGTTCGTAAGATTAAGAGTTTACTTGAAGGATGCGGGGCCAGTGAGGCAATTAGCTATGCTTTGACAACTGAGGAAAAATCTCGTCAATTTATGATGAGAGAAAGCCAAACAACAAGTCTACAGTGGCCGATGAGTGAAGAACGTTCTGTCTTAAGAATGAACTTGATTTCAGGATTATTAGATGACGTAGCCTACAATGTTGCCCGTAAAAACAACAATATCGCACTTTATGAGGTTGGACGAGTTTTCTATCAAGACAACGATCCTAAAAAAGAATTGCCATATGAAGAGAACCATCTAGGGATTGTCTTATCTGGGAATAGTAAAGTGAAAGATTGGCAAACAAAGGAAACGCCTGTTGATTTTTACACAGTGAAAGGGATGCTTGAAGAATTATTTGACTCTGTCGGGATTTTAAATAAAATCTCTTACGAAGCCACAAAAGAAAATCAAGATCTACATCCAGGAAGAACGGCTTTGGTAAAATTGAATGATACGGTCATTGGATTCATCGGGCAAGTTCATCCAACTGTAGCAAAAGAATACGAGATTCCAGAAACATATGCCGCTGAATTAAATCTTCAAGCAATCATCGCAGAAGAAAATGACGCATTAGTGTATCAACAAATCTCAAAATTCCCAGCAGTTTCACGGGATATTGCTTTACTGGTCGACGAATCAGTAACAAGCCAAGAATTAGTAGGAACTATTTCCAGAAATGCTGGAAAATTCTTGCAATCCGTTCACTTATTTGATGTTTACCAAGGGGAGAATATCGCTGAAGGGAAAAAATCAATGGCTTATAGCTTGACGTTTGTAAATGCTGAAGCAACTTTGGTTGATGAAGAGATCAATCAATCAATGGAAAAAGTAGAAAAAGCGTTAGTGGAGCAATTTGCTGTAACGATTCGCTAA
- the pheS gene encoding phenylalanine--tRNA ligase subunit alpha: MTLKAQLEALRDETLTNIQNVADLKALNQIRVETLGKKGPITEVLRGMKDLSAEERPVVGSFANEIRDLLTEAVETRKEVLETEALNAALEQETIDVTLPGKQMTHGTRHVLSQVMEEIEDIFVGMGYQVVEGYEVESDHYNFERMNLPKDHPARDMQDTFYISDDILIRTHTSPVQARTMEKHDFSKGALRMISPGKVFRRDTDDATHSHQFHQIEGLVIDKNITMGDLKGTLEVVMKKMFGEDRKIRLRPSYFPFTEPSVEVDVSCFKCGGAGCNVCKQTGWIEILGAGMVHPDVLSMSGIDPKEYTGFAFGLGPDRVAMLRYGVNDIRNFYQNDLRFLNQFKVKE, encoded by the coding sequence ATGACATTAAAAGCGCAATTAGAAGCTTTAAGAGATGAAACATTGACGAATATTCAAAATGTAGCGGATCTTAAAGCCTTAAACCAAATCAGAGTGGAAACACTAGGTAAAAAAGGACCCATCACAGAAGTCTTGAGGGGAATGAAAGATTTATCAGCAGAAGAACGTCCAGTAGTGGGGAGCTTTGCCAATGAAATCCGAGATTTATTGACTGAAGCTGTTGAAACTCGCAAGGAAGTTTTAGAGACAGAGGCGTTGAATGCAGCCTTAGAACAGGAAACAATCGATGTAACATTACCAGGTAAACAGATGACACATGGCACTCGTCATGTATTATCCCAAGTGATGGAAGAAATCGAAGATATTTTTGTAGGAATGGGTTATCAAGTTGTAGAAGGCTATGAAGTTGAGTCTGATCATTACAATTTTGAGCGGATGAATTTACCAAAAGATCACCCAGCACGTGATATGCAAGACACTTTTTACATCTCAGATGATATCTTGATTCGCACCCATACTTCTCCTGTACAAGCAAGAACGATGGAAAAACATGATTTTTCAAAAGGTGCACTTCGCATGATTTCTCCAGGGAAAGTTTTCCGTAGAGATACAGATGATGCAACACATAGCCACCAATTCCATCAAATCGAAGGGCTAGTTATTGATAAAAATATTACAATGGGTGATCTAAAAGGCACATTAGAAGTTGTGATGAAAAAAATGTTTGGTGAAGATCGTAAGATTCGTCTGCGCCCAAGTTATTTTCCGTTTACTGAGCCTTCCGTTGAAGTGGATGTTAGTTGCTTCAAATGTGGTGGTGCAGGCTGTAATGTCTGTAAACAAACTGGCTGGATCGAAATTTTAGGTGCCGGCATGGTTCATCCAGATGTTTTATCGATGTCAGGTATTGATCCAAAAGAATATACTGGTTTTGCTTTCGGTTTAGGGCCAGATCGTGTTGCAATGTTGCGTTATGGCGTTAACGATATTCGTAATTTCTATCAAAATGATTTACGTTTCTTAAATCAGTTCAAGGTAAAGGAGTAG
- a CDS encoding winged helix-turn-helix transcriptional regulator, translated as MEQVKTTEFSLCPKFEKAFAILGKKWNGLIIDVLLENGPQRFGELRQKIPELSDRVLVERLKELEGEGIISKAVRCDESSRLEYFLSIKGKDLQQAMEQIQHWAEKWVTAEECS; from the coding sequence ATGGAGCAAGTAAAAACAACCGAATTTTCACTATGTCCTAAGTTTGAAAAGGCTTTTGCGATTTTAGGGAAGAAATGGAATGGTTTGATTATTGATGTCTTGTTGGAAAATGGTCCTCAACGATTTGGTGAGTTAAGACAAAAAATCCCTGAACTAAGCGATCGCGTATTAGTCGAACGCTTGAAAGAATTAGAAGGTGAAGGGATCATCTCAAAAGCAGTTCGCTGTGACGAGAGTAGCCGTCTTGAATATTTCCTCTCAATCAAAGGCAAGGACTTACAACAAGCAATGGAACAAATCCAACATTGGGCAGAAAAATGGGTCACTGCTGAAGAATGCAGTTGA